The Apium graveolens cultivar Ventura unplaced genomic scaffold, ASM990537v1 ctg6382, whole genome shotgun sequence genome includes a window with the following:
- the LOC141703250 gene encoding uncharacterized protein LOC141703250 codes for MLNKSPIFQMPDTQHFSDYGFQPHFDYCQAVEEARKHKRENKVGARAGRSIDGLHFKLQKPSISHELDSSKIIKKNKHCTKNNKPRWWKHALHFFKGKLTPHNQACSTSQNGKVQCIGFSAPPVYITESRSGSTTPYRTASRPTSCPRSPAMKGEMDNLPYISLRDINMDYQLQHHRISASSPMPIYLVT; via the exons ATGTTGAACAAGTCTCCCATATTCCAAATGCCTGATACCCAGCATTTCAGCGATTACGGTTTTCAGCCACATTTTGATTACTGTCAG GCGGTGGAAGAAGCAAGGAAGCACAAGAGAGAAAATAAAGTGGGAGCAAGAGCAGGAAGATCCATAGATGGCCTACATTTCAAGCTCCAAAAGCCCAGCATTTCACATGAACTGGACTCCTCCAAAATCATTAAGAAGAATAAGCATTGCACCAAGAACAACAAGCCGCGCTGGTGGAAACACGCTCTTCACTTCTTTAAAGGAAAATTGACCCCACACAACCAGGCCTGCAGCACCTCTCAAAATGGTAAAGTTCAATGCATTGGCTTCTCAGCACCGCCTGTTTACATCACCGAGAGTAGAAGCGGGTCCACCACGCCTTACCGGACAGCCAGCAGGCCGACATCTTGTCCACGTTCCCCGGCAATGAAAGGTGAAATGGACAATTTACCCTACATTAGTCTTAGGGATATCAACATGGACTATCAGCTCCAGCACCACAGGATCTCTGCAAGCTCTCCTATGCCCATTTATCTGGTCACTTAG